One Bosea sp. 685 DNA segment encodes these proteins:
- a CDS encoding methyl-accepting chemotaxis protein: MGEALSVPASDASLEGTYDDGALHEAVSTLEQDVVAAMRRLTGGLGEAEQFSAHAEGRSREIHDSIAAVRAATFTASINSAALATATQHVSDAAEHVGATMISARDRLDAAATRAGEATEMMTGLAVATVEIRSIVDSIAEIARQTNLLALNATIEAARAGEAGRGFGVVAQEVKTLSVEVREAVDHIRRRVDNLTQAAQGSAAIVNDALTMVRDVNPVIASIGGAAQEQAAAAAELSRSAGETARFVETVLHRVDEIDRVALSAADDSARARSSLSDGVRQADNMLRRFIPTLRHAAFADRRQYDRFPAEHRAEVSLGAQRIVSQTIDLGFGGALLASVAQAPRLGVRGTIRIDELPPLACRLMATSELGLHIAFEPGAVEANAPLRALLGEIERSYRPLIVAAQSFADSIAQVMLQALRARRLSEDDLFDIDYRLLPQTDPPQYANLALPTLEATLPPLLAQTLASDPRLVFALPIDRNGYIPVHNAAFAQPQRPGDPDWNIAHSRNRRIFDDRAGIMAARSVRPFLVQSYRRDMGGGVTDLMREVDAPLRINGRHWGGVRMAYRM; encoded by the coding sequence ATGGGCGAAGCGCTGTCGGTGCCTGCGAGCGACGCCTCGCTTGAGGGTACCTATGACGACGGCGCGCTGCACGAGGCCGTCAGCACGCTGGAGCAGGATGTCGTGGCGGCGATGCGCCGCCTGACCGGCGGTCTTGGCGAGGCCGAGCAGTTCTCCGCCCATGCCGAAGGGCGCTCGCGCGAGATCCATGACAGCATCGCGGCCGTGCGCGCCGCGACCTTCACCGCCAGCATCAATTCGGCCGCGCTGGCGACCGCGACGCAGCATGTCTCGGACGCGGCCGAGCATGTCGGCGCGACCATGATCAGCGCCCGCGACCGGCTCGACGCCGCCGCCACTCGCGCCGGTGAGGCGACGGAGATGATGACCGGGCTCGCGGTTGCCACGGTCGAGATCCGCAGCATCGTCGATTCGATCGCCGAGATCGCCAGGCAGACCAATCTGCTCGCGCTCAACGCGACGATCGAGGCTGCGCGCGCGGGCGAGGCCGGGCGAGGCTTCGGCGTCGTGGCGCAGGAGGTCAAGACACTCTCGGTCGAGGTGCGCGAGGCGGTCGACCATATCCGCCGTCGCGTCGACAATCTCACCCAGGCGGCGCAGGGCTCGGCCGCGATCGTCAACGACGCGCTCACCATGGTGCGCGACGTCAACCCGGTGATCGCCTCCATCGGCGGCGCCGCACAGGAGCAGGCTGCGGCTGCCGCCGAACTCTCCCGGAGCGCCGGTGAGACGGCGCGCTTCGTCGAGACCGTGCTGCACCGTGTCGACGAGATCGACCGCGTCGCGCTCTCGGCCGCCGACGACAGCGCCCGGGCGCGCAGCTCCCTGTCAGATGGCGTGCGCCAGGCCGACAACATGCTGCGGCGCTTCATCCCGACCTTGCGGCACGCCGCCTTCGCCGACCGCCGCCAATATGACCGCTTTCCCGCCGAGCACCGCGCCGAGGTCAGCCTCGGCGCGCAACGCATCGTCAGCCAGACCATCGATCTCGGCTTCGGCGGGGCGCTGCTTGCAAGCGTCGCCCAGGCGCCGCGGCTCGGCGTCAGGGGAACGATCAGGATCGATGAGCTGCCGCCGCTCGCCTGCCGCCTGATGGCGACGAGCGAGCTCGGCCTGCATATCGCCTTCGAGCCGGGCGCGGTCGAGGCGAATGCGCCGTTGCGGGCGCTGCTGGGCGAGATCGAGCGCTCATACCGGCCCTTGATCGTGGCGGCACAGAGCTTTGCCGACAGCATCGCGCAGGTCATGCTGCAGGCGCTGCGGGCACGCCGGCTGAGCGAGGACGACCTCTTCGACATCGACTACCGGCTGCTGCCGCAGACCGATCCGCCGCAATACGCCAACCTCGCCTTGCCGACGCTCGAGGCGACCCTGCCGCCGCTGCTGGCGCAGACCCTGGCGAGTGACCCCCGCCTGGTCTTCGCCCTGCCGATCGACCGCAACGGCTATATCCCGGTCCATAACGCAGCCTTCGCGCAGCCGCAGCGTCCGGGCGACCCGGACTGGAACATCGCGCATAGCCGCAACCGGCGCATCTTCGACGACCGGGCCGGCATCATGGCGGCGCGCTCGGTGCGCCCCTTCCTGGTCCAGTCCTATCGGCGCGACATGGGCGGCGGCGTCACCGACCTGATGCGCGAGGTCGATGCGCCGCTGCGGATCAATGGCCGCCACTGGGGCGGCGTGCGCATGGCGTATCGGATGTGA
- the solA gene encoding N-methyl-L-tryptophan oxidase, whose translation MTSHSYDVIVAGVGAMGSAACWHLAKRGLKVLGLERFDLGHAMGSSHGLSRIIRLAYFEGSHYVPIVRRAHELWRTTGDEAGMKLLHVTGSIDLAPEGAGPVESSLQSCLDHGLVHERLDGREIARRFPAFQLPEGHVGLWQPDGGFVASEKAIYAHVGLAQSRGAEIRTGEPMLDWTPTAQGGVMVRTERGTYSAGRLVITSGGWIADAVPALASKVSTVRQAIGWFTTRRPELFREGAFPVFILSVEEGAFYGFPLYEHPGFKLGGPHFGREPMDPRDDDRTPSPRQVALIRECLRRYIPDAAGDPLTLKGCIYTVSPDEDFIIDAVPGVPQAVFASCCSGHGFKFASAIGEILADLSTSGQSAFDLTPFSLDRLAA comes from the coding sequence ATGACGAGCCATAGCTACGATGTCATCGTCGCCGGTGTCGGGGCCATGGGCTCGGCCGCCTGCTGGCACCTCGCCAAGCGCGGCCTCAAGGTGCTCGGCCTCGAGCGCTTCGACCTCGGCCATGCCATGGGCTCCTCGCACGGGCTCAGCCGCATCATCCGCCTCGCCTATTTCGAAGGCTCGCATTACGTGCCGATCGTGCGGCGCGCCCATGAGTTGTGGCGCACCACCGGAGACGAGGCCGGGATGAAGCTCCTGCACGTCACCGGCTCGATCGATCTCGCGCCAGAGGGTGCAGGTCCTGTCGAATCCTCGCTGCAATCCTGCCTCGACCACGGGCTCGTCCATGAGCGGCTCGACGGCCGGGAGATCGCCCGGCGTTTCCCCGCCTTCCAGCTGCCGGAGGGCCATGTCGGCCTGTGGCAGCCCGATGGTGGCTTCGTCGCCTCGGAAAAGGCGATCTACGCCCATGTCGGCCTGGCGCAATCGCGCGGCGCCGAGATCCGTACCGGCGAGCCGATGCTCGACTGGACCCCGACCGCGCAAGGCGGTGTCATGGTGCGCACCGAGCGCGGCACTTACTCGGCCGGGCGATTGGTGATCACCTCGGGCGGCTGGATCGCAGACGCCGTGCCGGCGCTCGCCAGCAAGGTCTCGACCGTGCGCCAGGCGATCGGCTGGTTCACGACGCGCCGGCCGGAGCTGTTTCGCGAGGGCGCCTTTCCGGTGTTCATCCTCAGCGTCGAGGAAGGCGCGTTCTACGGCTTCCCGCTCTATGAGCATCCGGGCTTCAAGCTCGGCGGCCCGCATTTCGGCCGGGAGCCGATGGATCCGCGCGACGACGACCGCACGCCGAGCCCGCGCCAGGTCGCGCTGATCCGCGAATGCCTGAGACGCTACATCCCCGACGCCGCCGGCGACCCGCTGACCCTCAAGGGCTGCATCTACACCGTCTCGCCCGACGAGGATTTCATCATCGACGCGGTGCCCGGCGTGCCTCAGGCCGTCTTCGCCTCCTGCTGCTCCGGCCACGGCTTCAAATTCGCCAGCGCGATCGGCGAGATCCTCGCCGATCTATCCACCTCCGGCCAATCGGCCTTCGACCTCACGCCGTTCTCGCTCGACCGCCTCGCGGCCTGA
- a CDS encoding DMT family transporter → MASAATNRRGIIAMLTAMSLFVCNDALMKLAREAYPAGQAIALRTVFAMLAGLALVLAFREGDKLMLALRPVVVLRGVIEASVALSFVWALGRLPLANITAIGMASPLIIVVLAVLMGIEKVGWRRTAAVTVGFVGVLIVVRPTAEGFSPAAIVALLSALLVGFRDLLTRRIDKDIPSTVVSFTTTMIIGVIALGYGIVEDWEPVWRRETAYVAVAAVLVSTGSFFIISAFRDADVGVISGFRYSVVIFAVIIGYLGWGDVPDPLAFAGIALIVGSGLYTMHRQRVRPDSNLKIARAE, encoded by the coding sequence TTGGCCAGTGCAGCCACAAACCGCCGCGGCATCATCGCCATGCTGACGGCGATGTCGCTCTTCGTCTGCAATGACGCGCTGATGAAACTGGCGCGCGAGGCCTATCCGGCCGGCCAGGCGATCGCATTGCGCACCGTCTTCGCAATGCTGGCGGGGCTCGCCTTGGTGCTTGCCTTCCGCGAGGGCGACAAGCTGATGCTGGCGCTGCGCCCCGTGGTCGTGCTGCGCGGCGTGATCGAGGCCAGCGTCGCCCTGTCCTTCGTCTGGGCGCTCGGCCGGCTGCCGCTCGCCAACATCACCGCCATCGGCATGGCCTCGCCCCTGATCATCGTCGTGCTCGCCGTGCTGATGGGCATCGAGAAGGTCGGCTGGCGGCGCACGGCGGCCGTCACGGTCGGCTTCGTGGGCGTGCTGATCGTCGTCAGGCCGACGGCGGAAGGCTTCAGCCCGGCTGCGATCGTCGCCTTGCTCAGCGCCCTGCTCGTCGGCTTCCGCGACCTCCTGACCCGTAGGATCGACAAGGATATCCCCTCGACCGTGGTCTCCTTCACCACGACGATGATCATCGGGGTCATCGCCCTGGGCTACGGCATCGTCGAGGATTGGGAGCCGGTCTGGCGGCGCGAGACGGCCTATGTCGCGGTCGCCGCCGTGCTGGTCTCGACCGGCAGCTTCTTCATCATCAGCGCCTTCCGCGACGCTGATGTCGGCGTGATCTCGGGCTTCCGCTATTCGGTGGTGATCTTCGCTGTCATCATCGGCTATCTCGGCTGGGGAGATGTTCCCGACCCCCTCGCCTTCGCCGGCATCGCGCTCATCGTCGGCAGCGGGCTCTACACGATGCACCGGCAGCGGGTGCGCCCCGATTCCAATCTCAAGATCGCCAGAGCCGAATGA
- a CDS encoding multidrug effflux MFS transporter, producing MNAAAMRAKPTLTVLVAISTLQPIALNLLAPSTPTLARHFTASYATIQLTLTLFLVAVALMQLVIGPLSDRFGRRPCVNAGIALFLLGSVLGALSHSTGMLLLARVLEGAGSGSAFALSRAIIRDSAGRDEAASQIATVTMVMVVAPMLAPYLGGHIETWFGWRMIFWFMTAFGAGVLLLTIAKLPETAPNLGQRSALFGVFRAFPLLIGDRGFVTNVIALSMTSGAFFGFVAAAPFIVVETMGHGPDAYGAYFILNAFGYMVGNFAMSRLAVKLGTRRLIRNGLIISCAAMSVALALSLSPVWTPLALFLPLAFNAAGNGLTIPGATAEALSARPELAGSAAGLMGAIQLGSSALATILISWLVTLWPQALVVMMWLMMAAGLFALRFNRIARD from the coding sequence ATGAACGCCGCCGCCATGCGCGCCAAACCGACACTGACCGTGCTGGTGGCGATCTCGACGCTGCAGCCGATCGCGCTCAACCTGCTCGCGCCCTCGACGCCGACCCTCGCCCGGCATTTCACCGCGAGCTACGCCACAATCCAGCTCACGCTGACGCTGTTCCTCGTCGCGGTCGCGCTGATGCAGCTCGTCATCGGCCCGCTCTCCGACAGGTTCGGCCGGCGGCCCTGCGTCAATGCCGGCATCGCGCTGTTCCTGCTCGGCTCCGTGCTCGGCGCGCTCTCGCACTCGACGGGCATGCTGCTGCTGGCGCGCGTGCTCGAAGGCGCCGGTTCGGGCTCGGCCTTCGCCCTGTCGCGCGCCATCATCCGCGACAGCGCCGGCCGCGACGAGGCGGCGAGCCAGATCGCCACCGTCACCATGGTGATGGTGGTGGCGCCGATGCTCGCACCCTATCTCGGCGGCCATATCGAGACCTGGTTCGGCTGGCGCATGATCTTCTGGTTCATGACGGCGTTCGGAGCCGGCGTGCTGCTGCTGACCATCGCAAAGCTGCCGGAGACCGCGCCCAATCTCGGCCAGCGCAGCGCGCTGTTTGGGGTCTTCCGCGCCTTCCCGCTGCTGATCGGCGACCGCGGCTTCGTCACCAATGTGATCGCGCTGTCGATGACCTCGGGGGCCTTCTTCGGCTTCGTGGCGGCCGCCCCCTTCATCGTGGTCGAGACGATGGGGCATGGGCCAGACGCCTATGGCGCCTATTTCATCCTCAACGCCTTCGGCTACATGGTCGGCAATTTCGCGATGTCGCGCCTGGCCGTGAAGCTCGGCACGAGACGGTTGATCCGAAACGGGCTGATCATCTCTTGTGCGGCGATGAGCGTGGCGCTGGCGCTCTCGCTGAGCCCGGTCTGGACGCCGCTCGCCTTGTTCCTGCCGCTGGCCTTCAACGCAGCCGGCAACGGGCTGACGATCCCCGGTGCGACGGCCGAGGCACTCTCGGCCAGGCCTGAGCTCGCGGGCTCGGCGGCGGGGCTGATGGGCGCGATCCAGCTCGGTTCCAGCGCGCTGGCAACCATTCTCATCAGCTGGCTCGTTACACTTTGGCCGCAGGCGCTCGTCGTGATGATGTGGCTGATGATGGCGGCGGGGTTATTTGCGTTGCGTTTCAATAGGATCGCGCGAGATTGA
- a CDS encoding TRAP transporter small permease subunit translates to MEGLLKVSRVIDTINGQIGKKMAWLILLAVIVATVNAIIRKLFNVSSNAWLELQWMLFGAVFLLCASWTLQVKEHIRIDIVNSQLPKSVQRWIDLIGHALFLMPFCVLMIYHSWPFFTRSYVIGEQSLSAGGLPQWPAKGLLFIGFLMLAFQGVSEIIKQIAIMRGHLEDDETLRGHAAAAEAEAQRLLDQAKAQGLAS, encoded by the coding sequence GTGGAAGGACTACTCAAGGTCAGCCGCGTGATCGACACGATCAACGGCCAGATCGGCAAGAAGATGGCTTGGCTGATCCTGCTCGCCGTCATCGTCGCGACGGTCAACGCGATCATCCGCAAGCTCTTCAACGTCTCGTCCAATGCCTGGCTCGAACTGCAATGGATGCTGTTTGGCGCCGTGTTCCTGCTCTGCGCCTCCTGGACGCTGCAGGTGAAGGAGCATATCCGCATCGACATCGTGAACAGCCAGCTGCCCAAGAGCGTGCAGCGCTGGATCGACCTGATCGGCCACGCGCTCTTCCTGATGCCGTTCTGCGTGCTGATGATCTACCATTCCTGGCCCTTCTTCACGCGCTCCTATGTGATCGGCGAGCAATCGCTCTCGGCCGGCGGGCTGCCGCAATGGCCGGCCAAGGGTCTGCTGTTCATCGGCTTCCTGATGCTCGCCTTCCAGGGCGTCTCCGAGATCATCAAGCAGATCGCGATCATGCGCGGACATCTCGAAGACGACGAGACCTTGCGCGGCCATGCCGCCGCGGCCGAGGCCGAAGCCCAGCGCCTGCTCGACCAGGCCAAGGCCCAAGGTTTGGCTTCGTGA
- a CDS encoding TRAP transporter large permease subunit, producing the protein MAPVMFAALVLFLLLGYPVAFALAANGLFFAIVGIELGLFQENFLQALPERIYGTMNNDVLLAIPFFTFMGLVLERSGMAEDLLDTIGQLFGPIRGGLAYAVIFVGALLAATTGVVAASVISMGLISLPIMLRYGYDRRLASGVIAASGTLAQIIPPSLVLIVLADQLGRSVGDMYEGAFIPGLVLAGLYAGYVFLVTIVYPDRAPGLPPEAQTLRDSDGQTRRRSLLVVTILSFGVGIAYMKYFTNVGAGADFVVLTMSIAVGVSFVIALANKWLGLGLLSRMTEQVVFVMVPPLALIFLVLGTIFIGLATPTEGGAMGAAGAILLAFGKKRLTFDLLKQATESTAKLSAFVLFILVGARVFSLTFYGVNGHVWVEHLLVSLPGGQTGFLIFTNVLVFFLAFFLDFFELAFIIVPLLGPAADKLGIDLIWFGVILGVNMQTSFMHPPFGFALFFLRSVAPKNPYRDKVTSKMMEPVTTAQIYWGAVPFVVIQCIMVALVVIFPSMVMHYKASAVQLDQKSIDKQFDSIQIPGLGGSGGLPGLDLNAPPKLNLN; encoded by the coding sequence ATGGCGCCGGTGATGTTCGCGGCGCTCGTGCTGTTCCTGCTGCTCGGCTATCCCGTCGCCTTCGCGCTTGCGGCCAATGGCCTGTTCTTCGCCATCGTCGGCATCGAGCTCGGGCTGTTCCAGGAGAACTTCCTGCAGGCGCTGCCGGAACGCATCTACGGCACGATGAACAATGACGTGCTGCTGGCGATCCCGTTCTTCACCTTCATGGGGCTGGTGCTGGAGCGCTCCGGCATGGCCGAGGACCTGCTCGACACGATCGGCCAGCTGTTCGGACCGATCCGCGGCGGCCTCGCCTATGCGGTCATCTTCGTCGGCGCGCTCTTGGCTGCCACCACAGGCGTGGTCGCGGCCTCCGTCATCTCGATGGGCCTGATCTCGCTGCCGATCATGCTGCGCTACGGCTATGACCGCCGCCTCGCCTCGGGCGTCATCGCGGCCTCGGGCACGCTCGCGCAGATCATCCCGCCCTCGCTCGTGCTGATCGTGCTCGCCGACCAGCTCGGCCGCTCGGTCGGCGACATGTATGAGGGCGCCTTCATTCCCGGCCTCGTGCTGGCAGGGCTCTATGCCGGCTATGTCTTCCTGGTGACGATCGTCTATCCCGACCGTGCGCCCGGCCTGCCGCCGGAGGCGCAGACCCTGCGCGATTCCGACGGCCAGACGCGGCGGCGCTCGCTGCTGGTGGTGACGATCCTCTCCTTCGGCGTCGGCATCGCCTATATGAAGTACTTCACCAATGTCGGCGCCGGCGCCGACTTCGTGGTGCTGACCATGTCGATCGCGGTGGGCGTGTCCTTCGTGATCGCGCTCGCCAATAAATGGCTCGGCCTGGGCCTGCTCTCGCGCATGACCGAGCAGGTCGTGTTCGTGATGGTGCCGCCGCTGGCGCTGATCTTCCTGGTGCTCGGCACGATCTTCATCGGCCTCGCGACCCCGACCGAAGGCGGCGCGATGGGCGCGGCCGGCGCGATCCTGCTCGCCTTCGGCAAGAAGCGCCTGACCTTCGACCTGCTCAAGCAGGCGACCGAGTCGACCGCCAAGCTCTCGGCCTTCGTGCTGTTCATCCTGGTCGGCGCGCGCGTGTTCTCGCTAACCTTCTACGGCGTCAACGGCCATGTCTGGGTCGAGCATCTGCTCGTCTCGCTGCCTGGCGGCCAGACCGGCTTCCTGATCTTCACCAACGTGTTGGTGTTCTTCCTCGCCTTCTTCCTCGACTTCTTCGAGCTCGCCTTCATCATCGTGCCGCTGCTGGGACCGGCGGCGGACAAGCTCGGCATCGACCTGATCTGGTTCGGCGTCATCCTTGGCGTGAACATGCAGACCTCGTTCATGCACCCGCCCTTCGGCTTCGCGCTGTTCTTCCTGCGCTCGGTGGCACCGAAGAACCCCTACCGCGACAAGGTGACCTCCAAGATGATGGAGCCCGTCACGACCGCGCAGATCTATTGGGGGGCCGTGCCCTTCGTGGTGATCCAGTGCATCATGGTCGCGCTTGTCGTGATCTTCCCGAGCATGGTGATGCACTACAAGGCCTCGGCCGTGCAGCTCGACCAGAAGTCGATCGACAAGCAGTTCGACTCGATCCAGATCCCGGGCCTCGGCGGCTCCGGCGGCCTCCCGGGGCTCGACCTCAACGCCCCGCCGAAGCTCAACCTGAACTGA
- a CDS encoding NAD(P)-dependent oxidoreductase, with protein MTKVAFLGLGVMGYPMAGHLKAKGHEVTVYNRNPAKAKAWVAQHGGASAPTPTEAAKGQEIVFSCVGNDDDLRSVTLGEGGAFSGMAKGAIFVDHTTASAGVARELDEAATAAGFGFIDAPVSGGQAGAENGVLTVMCGGEPEAYARAEPVIASFARMCKLMGPAGSGQLTKMVNQICIAGLVQGLSEGVHFAKRAGLDVEAMLEVISKGAAGSWQMENRGKTMNAGKFDFGFAVDWMRKDLGIVLEEARRNGAQLPVTALVDQFYAEVQKMGGRRWDTSSLIARLED; from the coding sequence ATGACCAAAGTCGCCTTCCTCGGTCTCGGCGTGATGGGCTATCCCATGGCCGGCCATCTCAAGGCCAAGGGCCACGAGGTCACGGTCTACAACCGTAACCCGGCGAAGGCGAAGGCCTGGGTCGCCCAGCATGGCGGCGCAAGCGCGCCGACCCCGACTGAGGCGGCCAAGGGCCAGGAGATCGTCTTCTCCTGCGTCGGCAATGATGATGATCTGCGCTCGGTGACATTGGGCGAGGGCGGCGCTTTCTCCGGCATGGCGAAGGGCGCGATCTTCGTCGATCACACCACGGCCTCGGCCGGCGTCGCCCGCGAGCTCGACGAGGCTGCGACCGCGGCCGGCTTCGGCTTCATCGATGCGCCGGTCTCGGGCGGCCAGGCCGGGGCCGAGAACGGCGTGCTGACGGTGATGTGCGGCGGCGAGCCGGAGGCTTATGCCCGCGCCGAGCCGGTGATCGCGAGCTTTGCGCGCATGTGCAAGCTGATGGGCCCAGCCGGCTCCGGCCAGCTCACCAAGATGGTCAACCAGATCTGCATCGCCGGCCTCGTCCAGGGCCTGTCGGAGGGCGTCCATTTCGCCAAGCGCGCCGGGCTCGATGTCGAGGCGATGCTGGAGGTGATCTCCAAGGGCGCGGCCGGCTCCTGGCAGATGGAGAACCGCGGCAAGACCATGAATGCCGGCAAGTTCGATTTCGGCTTCGCCGTCGACTGGATGCGCAAGGATCTCGGCATCGTGCTGGAGGAGGCCCGCCGCAACGGTGCGCAGCTCCCCGTCACCGCGCTGGTCGACCAGTTCTACGCCGAAGTCCAGAAGATGGGCGGAAGGCGCTGGGACACGTCGAGCCTGATCGCGCGGCTCGAAGACTGA
- the map gene encoding type I methionyl aminopeptidase, whose product MTISNDDELKELREISRIVANTLAAMGKALEPGMTTAELDQIGRAALENAGARPAPELAYSFPGATCISVNEEIAHGIPGPRRIAAGDLVNIDVSAEKNGFFSDTGASFAVPPVSRRTERLCRDGRRALWAGLGQVGAGKPLAGIGQAVGRFAQKNGYTLVRNLASHGVGRSLHEEPTEIATWPERSERRMMHSGLVFTVEPFLSLGANWAQSGDDPWTLYGEPRAPTVQYEHTVVATTNGPLVLTLPG is encoded by the coding sequence ATGACGATATCCAATGATGACGAGCTGAAGGAATTGCGCGAGATCAGCCGCATCGTCGCCAACACGCTGGCGGCGATGGGCAAGGCGCTCGAACCCGGCATGACGACGGCAGAGCTCGACCAGATCGGCCGCGCGGCGCTGGAAAACGCCGGCGCTCGCCCAGCTCCGGAGCTCGCCTACAGCTTTCCCGGCGCGACCTGCATCAGCGTGAACGAGGAAATCGCCCACGGCATTCCCGGCCCGCGCCGGATCGCTGCGGGTGATCTCGTCAATATCGACGTCTCCGCCGAGAAGAACGGCTTTTTCTCCGATACTGGAGCTTCCTTCGCTGTGCCGCCGGTCTCGCGCCGCACTGAGCGGCTGTGCCGCGACGGCCGCCGCGCGCTCTGGGCCGGGCTCGGGCAGGTCGGCGCCGGCAAGCCGCTTGCGGGCATCGGGCAGGCTGTCGGCCGCTTTGCGCAGAAGAACGGCTACACGCTGGTCCGCAACCTGGCGAGCCATGGCGTCGGCCGCTCTCTGCACGAGGAGCCGACCGAGATCGCGACCTGGCCGGAGCGCTCGGAACGCCGCATGATGCATAGTGGCCTGGTGTTCACGGTCGAGCCGTTCCTGTCGCTGGGCGCGAACTGGGCGCAGAGCGGCGACGACCCCTGGACCCTCTATGGCGAGCCGCGCGCACCGACGGTCCAGTACGAGCATACGGTCGTGGCGACCACGAACGGGCCGCTGGTCCTGACGCTTCCGGGCTGA
- a CDS encoding ABC transporter permease, protein MNWCEYPGWFLGSEVFQNYGCRMAGGLWITTELVVISVAIGFMLAAGLAITRLYGPRWAQIAINGYTTFFRGTPLLCQLFLIYYGLGQFRLFWQDVGLWWFFREPFYCALFTFTINTAAYQAEILRGAIQSIPRGQFEGALSLGLHRWATLRHVIMPQAMILGLRPLGNELIVMIKSSAVASLVTLYDLMGATKLAFARSFDLTIYLYAALIYLVLVEVIRRVWDRFEIRLTRHMALR, encoded by the coding sequence ATGAATTGGTGCGAATATCCCGGCTGGTTCCTCGGCAGCGAGGTCTTCCAGAACTATGGCTGCCGCATGGCCGGCGGCCTCTGGATCACCACCGAGCTCGTCGTCATCTCCGTCGCGATCGGCTTCATGCTGGCCGCCGGACTCGCCATTACCAGGCTGTACGGGCCGCGCTGGGCGCAAATCGCGATCAACGGCTACACCACCTTTTTCCGCGGCACGCCGCTGCTCTGCCAGCTCTTCCTGATCTATTACGGCCTCGGCCAGTTCCGCCTGTTCTGGCAGGATGTCGGGCTGTGGTGGTTCTTCCGCGAACCGTTCTATTGCGCGCTCTTCACCTTCACCATCAACACCGCCGCCTATCAGGCCGAGATCCTGCGCGGCGCCATCCAGTCGATTCCGCGCGGCCAGTTCGAGGGCGCGCTGTCGCTCGGCCTGCATCGCTGGGCGACCTTGCGCCATGTCATCATGCCCCAGGCGATGATCCTGGGGCTGCGCCCGCTCGGCAATGAGCTGATCGTGATGATCAAGTCGAGCGCGGTCGCCTCGCTGGTGACGCTCTACGACCTGATGGGCGCGACCAAGCTCGCCTTCGCGCGCTCCTTCGACCTGACGATCTATCTCTATGCGGCGCTGATCTATCTCGTGCTGGTCGAGGTGATCCGGCGCGTCTGGGACAGGTTCGAAATCAGGCTGACCCGGCATATGGCGCTGCGCTGA
- a CDS encoding ABC transporter permease subunit: MFDKFALLGFGPGGWGLALLQGAGITISIALATLPFGLALGLIVALGKRSQKIVPRWLATVYATVFRGVPELLTLYIIYFGIQVVLQELWQRLGLPGNFSMPPFVAGMVALGVVLSAFSSEVWVGALNSIQKGQREAAAALGLSRSQAFRLVVFPQLIRVALPGLGNNWMVLLKETSLVSVITLPDIMFITTRANVTTKEPFLFFGAAMLIYLAFSLASAWGVAKLEARSNRGIAAFGGATR, from the coding sequence ATGTTCGATAAGTTTGCTTTGCTCGGCTTCGGCCCTGGCGGCTGGGGTCTTGCCCTGCTCCAGGGCGCCGGCATCACCATCTCGATCGCGCTCGCGACCCTGCCTTTCGGCCTGGCGCTCGGCCTGATCGTCGCGCTCGGCAAGCGCTCGCAGAAAATCGTCCCGCGCTGGCTGGCGACGGTCTACGCCACGGTTTTCCGCGGCGTGCCCGAATTGCTGACGCTCTACATCATCTATTTTGGCATCCAGGTGGTGCTGCAGGAGCTCTGGCAGCGGCTCGGCCTGCCCGGCAATTTCTCGATGCCGCCCTTCGTCGCGGGCATGGTCGCGCTCGGCGTCGTGCTCTCGGCCTTCTCCAGCGAGGTCTGGGTCGGCGCGTTGAACTCGATCCAGAAGGGCCAGCGCGAGGCCGCCGCCGCGCTCGGGCTGTCCCGGAGCCAGGCCTTTCGCCTGGTCGTGTTTCCGCAGCTCATCCGGGTGGCGCTGCCCGGGCTCGGCAACAACTGGATGGTGCTGCTGAAGGAGACCTCGCTGGTCTCGGTCATCACCTTGCCCGACATCATGTTCATTACCACGCGCGCCAATGTCACGACCAAGGAGCCGTTCCTGTTCTTCGGCGCGGCGATGCTGATCTATCTCGCCTTTTCGCTGGCCTCGGCCTGGGGCGTGGCGAAGCTGGAGGCCCGCAGCAATCGCGGCATCGCCGCCTTCGGGGGCGCGACGCGATGA